One Methanobacterium sp. genomic region harbors:
- the trpD gene encoding anthranilate phosphoribosyltransferase: MIAECIKKVASFEDLNEKEAYECMTQIMNGNASDIQIASFLTSLSMKGETVPEITGFVKAMREVCVPVSPDINAPLVDTCGTGGDKLKTFNISTISAIIAASCGVVIAKHGNRSITSKCGGADILEALGVTIDSGAEEVEKSMEKSGIGFMFAPNFHPAMKYVMPVRRELNIRTVFNILGPLTSPANADIQLLGVFDPDYVELVADVLKNLGVKKAMVVHGFDSNGNPAMDEISTLGKTKVAIVDNGEISIKEIYPEDFGIQRTREELIKASSDIDENMQIAVDVLKCMERNETEKARLDLCLTNAAAILFISGIVDNFPEGVEVARDAVESGSALKKLYEFVENS, translated from the coding sequence ATGATAGCTGAATGCATAAAAAAGGTCGCTTCATTTGAAGATCTAAATGAAAAAGAAGCTTACGAATGTATGACCCAAATAATGAATGGGAATGCAAGCGACATTCAAATAGCTTCTTTTTTAACTTCCCTTTCCATGAAGGGCGAAACTGTTCCAGAAATAACCGGTTTTGTAAAGGCCATGCGAGAAGTCTGCGTACCAGTATCTCCAGATATAAACGCTCCCCTTGTAGATACATGCGGTACTGGTGGCGATAAACTAAAAACGTTTAATATAAGTACCATTTCAGCGATAATAGCAGCATCCTGCGGTGTGGTAATAGCAAAACATGGTAACAGAAGTATAACAAGTAAATGTGGTGGTGCAGATATACTGGAAGCCCTTGGTGTAACCATTGACAGTGGGGCAGAAGAAGTGGAAAAAAGTATGGAAAAATCAGGCATTGGGTTTATGTTCGCGCCCAACTTTCACCCTGCAATGAAGTACGTGATGCCTGTGAGACGGGAGCTTAATATAAGGACAGTCTTTAACATCTTGGGCCCACTTACATCACCGGCAAATGCAGATATTCAACTCCTTGGAGTTTTTGATCCGGACTATGTTGAACTGGTGGCAGATGTACTTAAAAATTTAGGTGTAAAAAAAGCCATGGTAGTTCACGGGTTTGACAGCAATGGAAATCCCGCGATGGATGAGATATCTACACTGGGAAAAACCAAAGTGGCAATTGTTGATAATGGGGAAATCAGTATTAAAGAAATTTACCCTGAAGACTTCGGTATCCAGAGGACCCGTGAAGAACTGATAAAAGCTTCCTCAGATATCGATGAAAATATGCAGATCGCAGTTGATGTCCTTAAATGTATGGAAAGAAATGAGACTGAAAAGGCAAGGCTTGATCTATGTCTCACAAATGCCGCAGCTATCCTTTTTATAAGTGGAATCGTGGATAATTTTCCAGAAGGCGTGGAAGTCGCTCGAGATGCAGTTGAATCAGGATCAGCCCTTAAAAAGCTTTATGAATTTGTAGAAAATAGTTAA
- a CDS encoding NAD(P)/FAD-dependent oxidoreductase: MLIETDVLVIGAGPAGSSAAKHAALNGADVLMIEKKSEIGAPKRCAEGVSKDGLIELGVEPSSRWITSEINGVRLVSPNGTDVWLTEDTVKLPEMGYVVERKVFDKHMAMDAARAGADIMIKTLAKGLERKDGHVIVKAERMGEEFDIKAKIVIGADGPESRVGRWGGLKTAVKPKDMESGAQFEMVGVELESDTALEFYFGDVAPGGYAWVFPKGKDIANVGLAVISTLTEKSAYEHLIDFVKNCPTTKNATAVELNIGGDPVGGILKKIATDNVMVVGDAGGMVNPLTGGGIISGMQGGRIAGQIAAAAVKDDDFSEKRLAEYEKRCKEEIGDSFNKYMKARSYLESLSNEELDSIAEVFRETEFEKISTTELLKVLVKVSPKALLKLGKLF; encoded by the coding sequence ATGTTAATTGAAACTGATGTTCTAGTAATTGGGGCAGGTCCTGCAGGTTCATCTGCCGCCAAACACGCTGCTTTAAACGGTGCAGATGTGTTAATGATTGAAAAAAAATCTGAAATAGGCGCTCCTAAAAGATGTGCCGAAGGTGTATCCAAGGATGGTTTAATTGAATTAGGCGTAGAGCCAAGCAGCAGGTGGATAACTTCAGAAATCAATGGTGTACGTCTTGTATCTCCAAATGGAACCGATGTCTGGCTTACTGAAGATACAGTAAAACTTCCAGAAATGGGTTATGTGGTAGAAAGAAAGGTATTTGATAAACATATGGCTATGGACGCTGCAAGAGCAGGCGCTGACATAATGATCAAGACTCTTGCTAAAGGCTTAGAAAGGAAAGACGGCCATGTAATTGTAAAAGCAGAACGCATGGGTGAAGAGTTCGATATTAAGGCAAAGATAGTTATAGGTGCAGACGGTCCAGAATCGAGAGTTGGAAGATGGGGCGGTCTTAAAACTGCAGTCAAGCCTAAAGATATGGAATCTGGTGCCCAGTTTGAAATGGTGGGTGTAGAACTGGAAAGTGATACCGCATTAGAATTTTACTTTGGAGATGTTGCCCCTGGAGGATATGCATGGGTATTTCCAAAGGGAAAAGACATTGCAAACGTTGGTCTTGCAGTTATATCTACACTAACAGAAAAAAGTGCCTACGAACACCTCATTGACTTTGTAAAAAACTGCCCTACAACTAAAAATGCTACAGCAGTGGAACTTAATATAGGTGGAGATCCTGTAGGTGGAATCTTGAAAAAAATAGCCACTGATAACGTTATGGTTGTAGGAGATGCAGGTGGAATGGTAAATCCTTTAACTGGTGGAGGAATAATAAGCGGTATGCAGGGCGGACGTATTGCCGGTCAAATAGCTGCTGCGGCAGTTAAAGACGATGATTTCTCTGAAAAAAGGCTTGCAGAATATGAAAAACGATGCAAAGAAGAAATTGGGGATTCATTTAATAAGTACATGAAGGCAAGAAGTTATCTTGAAAGCCTTTCAAATGAAGAATTAGACTCAATAGCCGAAGTGTTCAGGGAAACTGAATTTGAGAAGATAAGTACAACTGAACTTCTTAAGGTACTTGTTAAAGTCTCACCTAAAGCTTTATTAAAGCTCGGAAAACTATTCTAA
- a CDS encoding thiamine pyrophosphate-dependent enzyme encodes MAKYRCTVCNYVYDEEKEGTKFEDLPENWTCPVCNSPKSEFVLLTEEVKELKEGESTVSDVLVEQMAEWGVEYVFGIPGTSSLGIIDAIRKNEKIKYIQVRHEESAAFMASAHGKLKGHVSACLTVAGPGATNLATGLYDAKLDHSPVLALTGMVKRQLIGPGSFQEIDQHSFFKPITIFDEILMSENQTVTLTTFAMKHAITGRGVAHIGIPNDVQKLPHTEKIISFDGSFPNKAISPPMFVIMQAAQIINQSKRPVIIAGFGAMGQGANLLELAEKISASIVSTFRGKGVVDEFNDLYVGSHGGIGSTAATRLVRSADLLIVVGSSFSDMTQIPEKKTIQIDIDPMMIAKQYPVEVGLLGNSAEILPKLNDLVKENKKESYLDEIKKFKRDWLKLLEGEIDSKTTPVRPPYIIKVLNDKLADDAVITLDIGENTWWFGRNFWMKDTQKMILSGYLASMGFGLPAAIAAQLIYPDRQVVCVAGDGGFSMLMADFVTAIKYELPVKIFILNNRELGMIRQEQLMEGYENWQTELYNFDFAEYARICGGIGINVEKPEQLEDAVEKALLENKPVIVDINTDPVRFK; translated from the coding sequence ATGGCAAAATATAGATGTACGGTATGTAACTATGTGTATGATGAGGAAAAAGAAGGCACTAAATTTGAGGATTTGCCTGAAAACTGGACGTGTCCAGTTTGTAATTCTCCAAAGAGCGAATTTGTACTGCTTACTGAAGAAGTTAAGGAGCTTAAGGAGGGTGAATCAACAGTTTCTGATGTTTTAGTGGAACAGATGGCTGAGTGGGGAGTGGAATATGTTTTTGGGATACCTGGAACTTCATCCCTTGGAATTATAGATGCAATACGGAAAAATGAAAAAATTAAATACATACAGGTACGTCATGAGGAATCCGCGGCATTTATGGCATCTGCCCACGGTAAATTAAAGGGGCATGTGTCAGCATGCCTGACAGTAGCAGGGCCGGGTGCTACAAACTTAGCTACAGGACTATACGACGCTAAACTGGACCATTCACCTGTTTTAGCACTTACTGGAATGGTTAAAAGACAGTTAATTGGCCCGGGATCTTTCCAGGAAATAGACCAGCACTCTTTTTTTAAGCCTATTACTATATTTGATGAGATATTGATGTCTGAAAACCAGACAGTGACCCTTACAACCTTTGCAATGAAACATGCAATCACAGGTAGGGGCGTGGCACATATTGGTATTCCAAATGATGTCCAAAAATTACCTCATACTGAAAAAATAATTTCATTTGACGGCAGTTTTCCGAATAAAGCTATATCGCCGCCAATGTTTGTGATAATGCAGGCTGCCCAGATCATTAATCAGTCAAAGAGACCTGTGATAATCGCAGGTTTTGGTGCAATGGGACAGGGAGCTAACCTGTTAGAACTTGCAGAAAAAATTTCAGCATCAATTGTCAGTACCTTTAGAGGTAAAGGGGTGGTAGATGAGTTTAATGATCTTTATGTAGGCAGCCATGGGGGAATTGGGTCAACTGCAGCCACCAGATTGGTTCGAAGTGCTGATCTTTTAATTGTGGTCGGGTCTTCATTCTCAGATATGACCCAGATACCCGAGAAGAAAACCATACAAATCGATATAGATCCAATGATGATAGCCAAGCAGTACCCTGTAGAAGTTGGACTGCTTGGAAACAGTGCTGAGATACTACCTAAACTTAATGACCTGGTTAAAGAAAACAAGAAAGAAAGTTACCTTGATGAAATTAAAAAATTTAAAAGGGACTGGTTAAAGTTATTGGAGGGGGAAATAGACTCAAAAACAACACCAGTACGTCCGCCGTATATAATTAAAGTTCTCAATGATAAACTTGCAGATGATGCGGTTATAACTCTGGACATTGGGGAAAATACATGGTGGTTTGGAAGGAATTTCTGGATGAAAGACACACAGAAGATGATACTTTCGGGTTATTTAGCTTCTATGGGATTTGGACTTCCAGCAGCGATTGCAGCACAGCTTATCTATCCAGATAGGCAGGTGGTATGCGTTGCTGGAGATGGTGGTTTTTCAATGCTAATGGCGGATTTTGTAACTGCTATTAAATATGAACTTCCAGTAAAGATATTTATTTTAAATAACAGGGAGCTTGGCATGATTCGCCAGGAACAGTTGATGGAAGGCTATGAAAACTGGCAGACTGAACTTTACAACTTTGATTTTGCAGAATATGCCCGAATTTGTGGTGGTATTGGAATCAATGTTGAAAAGCCTGAACAATTAGAAGATGCAGTTGAAAAAGCTCTTTTGGAAAATAAACCAGTTATTGTAGATATCAATACAGATCCTGTAAGATTTAAATGA
- a CDS encoding UbiA family prenyltransferase yields MIKTLIKSTRLSWASKNFNAYLLALTYAYFSGIIITNPFEILEGLLLVSVFWGALYSLNDLTDLEVDKKDYTKRNRAFIENKIDEKWILIFSSFLIVAVFIISLTTLDPLFTIILGLMLLNQLIYTLPPVRLKDTIFAPFTSTATNSVLRIASCCVLLGNVLLVPVSVYFFMYMAGMATYVMYKSKQISASIVGAIAGISLIYILYTGEMNIIQFVVAILPSFLAAIPLYLSVYIDKDEMTQIADILYHQVAMVFFLIVILIILF; encoded by the coding sequence ATGATAAAGACCCTTATTAAATCTACAAGACTGTCATGGGCATCTAAAAACTTCAATGCATACCTGCTTGCCCTTACATATGCTTATTTTTCAGGAATAATAATTACAAACCCTTTTGAAATACTGGAAGGTCTTTTACTTGTTTCAGTGTTCTGGGGCGCATTGTACAGTTTAAATGACCTGACTGATCTTGAAGTAGATAAAAAAGATTACACTAAAAGAAACAGGGCTTTTATTGAAAATAAGATTGATGAAAAGTGGATACTGATTTTCTCCAGTTTTCTGATAGTTGCAGTATTTATAATCTCACTGACTACTTTAGATCCTCTATTTACCATAATTTTAGGGCTAATGCTCTTAAATCAGTTGATCTATACATTACCTCCTGTAAGACTTAAAGACACCATATTTGCACCTTTTACAAGTACTGCCACAAACAGCGTCTTAAGGATAGCTTCATGCTGTGTGCTGCTGGGCAACGTGCTTTTAGTTCCAGTAAGCGTATATTTTTTCATGTACATGGCAGGAATGGCCACTTATGTTATGTATAAATCAAAGCAAATTTCTGCAAGTATTGTAGGAGCCATAGCTGGAATAAGTTTAATTTATATACTTTATACAGGAGAAATGAACATTATCCAGTTTGTAGTCGCAATTTTACCATCGTTTTTAGCTGCAATACCATTATACCTTTCTGTTTATATAGACAAAGATGAAATGACTCAGATTGCTGACATTTTATATCATCAAGTCGCGATGGTATTCTTTTTAATAGTTATTTTAATTATTCTGTTTTAA
- a CDS encoding TIGR04165 family Cys-rich peptide: protein MKIGDLAKKCPKCGGVDKTVKRNIETEHHAHATTGAVICTKCGYVFKSKKDEEEE from the coding sequence ATGAAAATAGGTGACTTGGCTAAAAAATGCCCTAAATGCGGCGGTGTAGATAAAACAGTTAAAAGAAATATAGAAACTGAACATCATGCTCATGCAACAACAGGGGCAGTGATTTGTACTAAATGTGGATATGTATTTAAATCAAAGAAAGATGAGGAAGAAGAGTAA
- a CDS encoding iron-sulfur cluster assembly protein, with the protein MADELVEKIKEAVSTVADPHMGISIVEMGILQDVQIEKNGTTVAKLTIRPTNPGCMSAANIAMNAKLAAEKVEGVDKVEILIEGHMMADAISEMVNK; encoded by the coding sequence ATGGCAGATGAATTAGTTGAAAAGATAAAAGAAGCAGTTTCAACAGTAGCTGACCCTCACATGGGTATTAGCATAGTTGAGATGGGAATTCTCCAGGACGTTCAAATAGAAAAAAATGGAACTACCGTTGCAAAACTTACAATTAGGCCAACAAACCCTGGCTGTATGAGCGCAGCAAACATAGCAATGAATGCAAAACTCGCAGCTGAAAAGGTAGAAGGCGTAGATAAAGTTGAAATACTTATCGAAGGCCACATGATGGCTGATGCAATTTCTGAAATGGTCAACAAATAA
- the trpA gene encoding tryptophan synthase subunit alpha, which translates to MKIKSYDEAFQQAKAKKEGAFIPFVVAGDPDFETSLEIVKVFVENGADALEIGFPFSDPVADGPTVQLADIRALKAGMTVERGFEFIRRIREFTDIPVGVLTYYNLIYKMGLDKFYEMARDNGANAILAADLPPEEAGDALEAAQKNGVQQIFMAAQTTGNERLQEITKMCSGFLYVVAVMGTTGARAELKTTTVDLIKRIKSHSDIPISVGFGISKPKHVKEVINAGADGTIVASAILNIITENLEDKEEMLQKVGEFCAELKEATKS; encoded by the coding sequence ATGAAGATAAAAAGTTACGACGAGGCATTCCAGCAGGCTAAGGCCAAAAAAGAAGGCGCATTTATTCCATTTGTAGTTGCAGGCGACCCTGATTTCGAAACATCCCTTGAAATTGTAAAAGTTTTTGTAGAAAACGGCGCTGATGCACTTGAAATCGGTTTCCCATTCAGTGACCCTGTTGCTGACGGGCCTACAGTTCAATTAGCCGATATAAGGGCGCTTAAAGCAGGTATGACTGTTGAAAGGGGTTTTGAATTCATAAGGCGGATCCGTGAATTTACAGATATTCCAGTTGGAGTTCTCACATACTATAACCTTATTTACAAAATGGGCCTCGATAAATTTTATGAAATGGCCAGAGATAACGGTGCAAATGCAATACTTGCAGCAGATTTACCCCCTGAAGAAGCAGGTGATGCTCTGGAAGCCGCTCAAAAGAATGGTGTCCAGCAGATTTTCATGGCAGCGCAAACCACAGGTAACGAGAGGCTGCAGGAGATAACAAAAATGTGCTCTGGTTTCCTTTATGTGGTTGCAGTTATGGGAACCACCGGTGCAAGAGCTGAACTCAAAACAACCACTGTTGACCTTATTAAAAGAATAAAAAGCCACAGCGACATTCCAATAAGTGTAGGGTTTGGTATCTCAAAGCCGAAGCACGTTAAGGAAGTTATAAATGCAGGCGCTGACGGAACAATTGTTGCAAGTGCCATATTAAACATAATAACTGAAAATCTCGAAGATAAAGAAGAAATGCTGCAAAAAGTTGGTGAATTCTGCGCCGAACTTAAAGAAGCTACTAAAAGTTAA
- the trpB gene encoding tryptophan synthase subunit beta, with protein sequence MISDGKFGKYGGIFVPELLIPALEELEKAFLKYKDDKKFNAELEYYLREFAGRPTPLYYAENLSEKLGCKIYLKREDLLHTGAHKINNTLGQGLLAKYMGKERLIAETGAGQHGIATATVGALFGMPADIYMGSVDVARQKLNVFRMEISGAKVIPVESGAKTLKDAMNEAMRDWITNVENTHYLLGSTAGPHPYPAMVKHFQTVIGKETKKDILEKEGELPDAVIACVGGGSNSLGIFSEFIDHKEVELVGAEGGGDGLEGKHGATLSAGTEGVLHGSLSFVLQDDYGQISEAHSISAGLDYPGVGPEHSYLKVTGRAQYGPITDEEAFRAFKLLSKYEGIIPALESSHAVAMAEKYAKENQGKTIVINLSGRGDKDVNIIADYMGVKL encoded by the coding sequence ATAAAAAATTCAACGCCGAACTTGAATATTATTTAAGGGAATTTGCAGGTAGGCCCACCCCTCTTTACTACGCGGAAAATCTTTCAGAAAAACTTGGGTGTAAAATCTACCTTAAGAGGGAAGATCTGCTCCATACAGGTGCCCATAAAATAAATAACACCCTTGGACAAGGACTTCTTGCAAAATATATGGGTAAAGAAAGGTTAATAGCAGAAACTGGAGCTGGACAACATGGTATTGCAACTGCAACTGTAGGTGCCCTGTTTGGGATGCCTGCAGATATCTATATGGGTAGCGTAGATGTGGCACGTCAGAAATTAAATGTATTTAGAATGGAAATATCTGGGGCTAAAGTTATCCCTGTAGAAAGTGGAGCTAAAACTTTAAAGGATGCTATGAACGAAGCTATGAGGGACTGGATAACAAATGTTGAAAATACCCATTACCTGCTGGGTTCCACTGCAGGGCCTCACCCATACCCCGCAATGGTAAAACACTTCCAGACAGTTATTGGAAAGGAAACAAAAAAAGACATCCTTGAAAAAGAAGGTGAACTCCCAGACGCTGTAATAGCATGTGTTGGTGGTGGAAGTAACTCCCTGGGAATATTTTCAGAATTTATAGACCATAAAGAGGTAGAACTTGTAGGTGCTGAAGGTGGGGGAGACGGTTTAGAAGGAAAACACGGTGCCACACTCAGTGCAGGTACTGAAGGAGTTCTACATGGGTCTTTATCATTTGTCCTTCAGGATGACTATGGACAGATCTCTGAAGCCCACTCCATATCTGCAGGGCTGGATTATCCTGGTGTTGGGCCGGAACATTCATATTTGAAAGTCACTGGACGTGCACAGTACGGCCCTATTACTGATGAAGAAGCATTTAGAGCATTTAAGCTTCTGTCAAAATATGAAGGTATCATTCCAGCACTTGAAAGTTCGCATGCTGTTGCAATGGCTGAAAAGTACGCTAAAGAGAATCAAGGAAAAACAATAGTTATAAACCTCTCAGGAAGGGGAGACAAAGATGTTAATATAATTGCAGACTACATGGGGGTAAAATTATGA
- a CDS encoding adenylate kinase has protein sequence MELPWNVVVVTGVPGVGKTTLCRRVSEDLGYNYVNYGDLMLEIAKSEDLASTDSEMFSLDIDTQQKIWKGASLKIKDMNCVLVDLHGVDQSPIGYILSLPIEIISPDIIVVIESSKDNILQRRHKDTKERIIDTINSLNEHMNILRTSMAVCSAILGCNLIVLENDNLEDCFLKLKNLLGTGSLL, from the coding sequence ATGGAATTACCTTGGAACGTTGTAGTTGTTACTGGTGTTCCTGGAGTTGGTAAAACAACTCTCTGTAGACGAGTTTCTGAAGATTTGGGTTACAATTACGTAAACTATGGAGATCTGATGCTTGAAATAGCTAAAAGCGAAGATCTCGCTTCTACAGATTCTGAAATGTTTAGTTTGGATATAGACACCCAGCAAAAAATTTGGAAGGGCGCATCTTTAAAAATAAAAGATATGAACTGTGTTCTTGTAGATTTACACGGTGTTGATCAGTCCCCAATTGGTTATATTCTTTCATTACCCATAGAAATTATATCTCCAGATATAATTGTGGTAATAGAGTCTTCTAAGGATAATATACTCCAGCGAAGGCATAAAGATACTAAAGAAAGGATAATTGATACTATAAATAGTTTAAATGAACATATGAATATATTGAGGACTTCAATGGCTGTATGTTCTGCTATTTTGGGGTGTAATTTGATAGTACTTGAAAATGATAATTTGGAAGATTGTTTTTTAAAACTAAAAAATCTTTTGGGTACTGGCAGTTTATTATAA
- a CDS encoding 4Fe-4S binding protein, giving the protein MKIVKEWCMYCGECAGVCPRCLIEVGEATITFDESSCKDCEICVQACPVRALIKEE; this is encoded by the coding sequence ATGAAGATAGTTAAAGAATGGTGTATGTATTGTGGTGAATGCGCAGGCGTATGCCCAAGATGCCTGATTGAAGTAGGCGAGGCAACCATAACGTTTGATGAAAGTTCATGTAAAGATTGTGAAATATGCGTACAAGCATGCCCAGTGCGTGCTTTAATAAAAGAAGAATAA
- a CDS encoding PAP2 family protein has translation MRFINSNFEPKYDFARSISRLVQPIIITIPIFVILNYFVTGGTGFLIFTLICLLFATFLPFTAVWMWIKNRDLDLDIADKDERTFPLLFGVLSYIIGTVILFIAGAPAAVTVLMFCYFSNALLTIFITFFWKISLHSMGIAGPTAAMVYVFGSSGLLFLFPLFMVMWSRLYLNKHTLAQVVAGAISGFVFTWLQFKIFLV, from the coding sequence ATGAGATTTATTAACTCCAATTTTGAACCAAAATATGACTTTGCCCGATCTATTTCACGCCTGGTACAACCTATAATAATTACTATACCTATTTTTGTCATTTTAAATTATTTTGTAACGGGTGGAACTGGTTTTTTAATATTTACATTAATTTGCCTGCTTTTTGCAACTTTTTTACCATTTACAGCAGTTTGGATGTGGATTAAAAATAGAGATCTAGATTTGGATATAGCTGATAAGGATGAACGCACATTTCCATTACTTTTTGGGGTTTTATCATACATTATTGGTACAGTTATACTTTTTATTGCGGGAGCACCTGCCGCTGTCACCGTGTTAATGTTCTGTTACTTTTCAAATGCATTACTGACCATATTCATAACGTTTTTCTGGAAAATCAGTCTGCATTCTATGGGTATTGCTGGACCTACAGCAGCAATGGTATATGTCTTTGGATCTTCAGGACTTTTATTTTTATTTCCATTGTTTATGGTCATGTGGAGCCGGCTTTACCTTAACAAACATACACTGGCACAGGTTGTTGCAGGTGCTATCAGTGGCTTTGTTTTTACATGGCTGCAGTTTAAGATATTTCTAGTATGA
- a CDS encoding TIGR04165 family Cys-rich peptide gives MKTEELSKKCPKCGCKDKHIIQNDSTGMLVGVEYKHSGSKVPKGSKFRCTECGYVFE, from the coding sequence ATGAAAACAGAAGAATTAAGCAAAAAATGTCCTAAATGCGGTTGTAAAGATAAACATATCATACAAAATGATTCAACAGGGATGCTTGTAGGTGTTGAATACAAACACTCCGGATCCAAAGTCCCAAAGGGATCTAAATTCCGGTGCACTGAATGTGGATACGTATTTGAGTAA
- a CDS encoding DUF5591 domain-containing protein, producing MKVLCITEESLFRPEAVRWRERMGLLEPLGDALVILPCSMKKPYSSSRSHSIFMKATKGIQEVILTSPFGVCPREVEKIYPIQSYDTSTTGEWSHEEIKVVGECLRDYVGEKEVIAHVEGGYKQVCEEYLDNAVYTSTGQTTSSESMNNLKMEVKKHPKLKGRAKTLHQLRSIARYQFNSKKADCLIPDDVKTRGRFDKRIFKDGKQIATLHFNNGLYSLNLEGGKILQNINKKWVKINFELKTNTLFSPGVTEADPDIIPGDEVVILKDDEAVAVGKAILSGEEMERAVKGVAVKIRHRKK from the coding sequence ATGAAAGTTCTCTGTATAACTGAAGAATCACTCTTCCGTCCAGAAGCAGTAAGATGGCGGGAGAGAATGGGCCTTCTTGAACCATTGGGCGATGCGCTGGTTATTTTGCCGTGCAGTATGAAAAAACCCTATTCATCATCACGATCTCACTCAATATTTATGAAAGCGACAAAGGGCATACAGGAAGTCATACTGACCTCTCCATTTGGAGTTTGTCCCCGTGAAGTGGAAAAAATATATCCCATACAATCATACGACACTTCAACAACAGGTGAATGGTCACATGAAGAAATTAAAGTTGTTGGGGAATGTTTAAGGGATTATGTCGGTGAAAAGGAAGTAATAGCTCATGTTGAAGGCGGTTATAAGCAGGTGTGCGAAGAATACCTGGACAATGCTGTCTACACATCAACTGGTCAAACCACATCGTCAGAATCTATGAACAACCTTAAAATGGAAGTTAAAAAGCACCCTAAACTTAAAGGAAGAGCTAAAACACTACATCAACTCAGATCAATTGCAAGATATCAATTTAACAGCAAAAAAGCTGATTGTTTAATACCTGATGATGTTAAAACCCGTGGAAGATTTGACAAACGAATATTTAAGGATGGAAAACAAATCGCTACTCTGCATTTCAATAATGGATTATATTCGTTGAATCTAGAAGGCGGAAAAATTTTGCAGAATATCAATAAAAAATGGGTTAAAATTAACTTTGAGCTTAAAACAAACACTTTATTCTCTCCAGGGGTAACTGAAGCTGATCCAGATATTATACCTGGTGATGAAGTGGTGATTTTAAAAGATGATGAAGCTGTAGCAGTTGGAAAGGCTATTTTAAGTGGGGAAGAAATGGAAAGGGCCGTTAAAGGTGTTGCAGTGAAAATAAGGCATAGAAAAAAATAG